The following nucleotide sequence is from Pseudomonas sp. RC10.
TTCAGGTGGTGGAAAATCTCGGTGCCCCAGCGCAGGCCTTCGGAGAAGGTCTTGGCGCCGACTGGCTGAACCATGAATTCCTGAATGTCGATGTTGTTATCAGCATGCTCGCCACCATTGATGATGTTCATCATTGGGACCGGCATCGAGTAGACGCCTGGCGTGCCGTTCAGGTTGGCGATGTGCGCGTACAGCGGTAGGTCCTGATCCTGGGCAGCGGCTTTCGCGGCAGCCAGCGACACAGCGAGGATCGCGTTGGCGCCCAGGCTGGCTTTGTTTTCAGTGCCGTCGAGCTTGATCATCGCGTGATCCAGGGCCTTCTGGTCAACCGGGTCCTTGCCCAGCAGCAGGTCGCGGATCGGGCCATTGATGTTGGCCACGGCTTTCAGAACGCCCTTGCCCATGTAACGGCTCTTGTCGCCATCACGCAGCTCAAGTGCTTCACGCGAGCCGGTGGAAGCACCGGACGGCGCGCAAGCACTGCCGATGATGCCGTTGTCGAGGAGCACATCTGCTTCCACGGTGGGATTGCCACGGGAGTCGAGAACTTCACGACCTTTGATGTCGACGATTTTTGCCATTGTTGTTAACACTCCAAGATTGACGAAAACGACGCAGCTGGGAAAAACGACTGGCGCCCCGGGCACTAGACAGCGGGCAGGCCCGGGATGACAGATTTTCCCGACCCGTTGGTCGGGAAAGAAACGAGCGGCACTCTACCGGAGGGCATCGTGCCGGAGAAGCGGGTTTTACGCCGTTTCTATGGCCGGGAACGCTTTGACCAGATCATCGAGTGCCTTGAGCTGGGTCAGGAACGGCTCCAGCTTGTTCAAGCGCAAGGCGCACGGGCCGTCGCACTTGGCGTTGTCCGGGTCCGGATGCGCTTCAAGGAACAGGCCTGCCAGGCCCTGGCTGATACCGGCCTTGGCCAGATCGGTTACCTGAGCACGACGACCACCTGCCGAATCCGAACGACCGCCCGGCATTTGCAGCGCGTGGGTCACGTCGAAGAACACCGGGTATTCGAACGCTTTCATGATGCCGAAGCCGAGCATGTCCACGACGAGGTTGTTATAGCCGAAGCTCGAACCGCGTTCGCACAGGATCAATTGATCGTTACCGGCCTCTTCGCACTTGGTCAGGATGTGTTTCATCTCCTGGGGCGCGAGGAACTGGGCCTTCTTGATGTTGATCACGGCACCGGTCTTCGCCATCGCCACGACCAGATCGGTCTGGCGCGACAGGAAGGCCGGCAGCTGGATAATGTCGCAGACTTCCGCCACGGTCGCCGCTTGATGCGGCTCGTGAACGTCAGTGATCACCGGCACGCCAAAGGTGCTTTTGATCTCTTCGAAAATGCGCATGCCCGCTTCGAGGCCCGGACCGCGATACGAGGTCACGGAAGAACGGTTGGCTTTGTCGAAGCTGGCCTTGAACACGTAAGGGATGCCCAGTTTCTGGGTGACCCGAACGTATTCTTCGCAGACCTGCATGGCCATGTCCCGCGACTCCAGGACATTCATGCCACCGAACAAGACCATCGGCTTGTCGTTGGCGATGTCGATGCCCTTGTTCAGGCCACCGACACGGATGATTTTCTGTGCCATGTAATGAATTCCCTATCAGGCGTTCTTCTGGTGCTGAGCGAGCGCTGCCTTGACGAAGCCACTGAACAGCGGGTGACCGTCGCGAGGCGTGGAGGTGAACTCAGGGTGGAACTGGCAAGCCACGAACCACGGGTGGTCGTTGGACTCGACCACCTCAACCAGCGCGCCATCACCGGAACGACCGGACACTTTCAGCCCGGCTTCGATCAGTTGCGGTAGCAGCTTGTTGTTCACTTCGTAACGGTGACGATGACGCTCGACGATAGTGTCGTTGGCGTAGCAATCGTGCACCAGAGAACCCGGCTCCAGCAGGCATTCCTGCGCGCCCAGACGCATGGTGCCGCCAAGGTCGGAGCTTTCGGTACGGGTTTCGACCGCGCCGGTGGCGTCTTCCCACTCGGTGATCAGGCCGACCACAGGGTGCGGGCTGGTGCGATCGAACTCCGTGGAATTGGCGTCTTTCCAGCCCAGCACGTTACGGGCGAACTCGATGACCGCCACTTGCATGCCCAGGCAAATACCCAGGTAAGGCACCTTGTTTTCGCGAGCAAACTGAACGGCGGTGATCTTGCCTTCGACACCGCGCAGACCGAAGCCGCCCGGTACCAGAATGGCGTCCACGCCTTCCAGCAGGCCAGTGCCCTGGTTCTCGATGTCTTCGGAATCGATGTAGCGCAAGTTGACTTTGGTGCGGTTGCTGATGCCTGCGTGGCTCATCGCTTCGATCAGCGACTTGTACGCGTCCAGCAGTTCCATGTACTTGCCGACCATCGCGATGGTGACTTCGTGTTCAGGGTTCAGCTTGGCATCGACGACCTTGTCCCACTCGGACAGGTCGGCGCTGTTGCATTGCAGGCCAAAACGCTCAACGACGAAATCGTCCAGACCCTGCGAGTGCAGGATGCCCGGGATCTTGTAGATGGTGTCGGCGTCTTCCAGCGCGATCACAGCGCGCTCTTCGACGTTGGTGAACTGCGCGATCTTGCGACGCGACGAAACGTCGATCGGGTGATCGGAGCGGCACACCAGTACGTCAGGCTGCAGGCCAATGGAACGCAGTTCCTTGACGGAGTGCTGAGTGGGCTTGGTCTTGGTCTCGCCAGCAGTCGCGATGTACGGCACCAGCGTCAGGTGCATCAGCATCGCGCGCTTGGCGCCGACTTCGAAACGCAACTGGCGGATCGCCTCAAGGAACGGTTGCGATTCGATGTCACCCACGGTGCCACCGATCTCGACCATGGCCACGTCGGCATCGCCGGCGCCCTTGATGATGCGACGCTTGATTTCGTCGGTGATGTGCGGGATCACCTGAATGGTCGCGCCCAGATAATCACCACGGCGCTCTTTGCGCAGGACGTGTTCGTACACACGGCCGGTGGTGAAGTTGTTGTTCTGGGTCATGGTGGTGCGAATGAAACGCTCGTAGTGACCCAGGTCCAGGTCGGTCTCGGCGCCGTCGTGGGTGACGAACACTTCACCGTGCTGGAACGGGCTCATGGTGCCCGGGTCGACGTTGATGTAGGGGTCCAGCTTGAGCATGGTGACCTTAAGTCCCCTCGCCTCCAGGATGGCCGCCAATGAAGCCGAGGCAATGCCTTTCCCCAATGAAGAAACAACACCGCCCGTGACGAAGATGTAGCGCGTCATGAAAAACCCTAGAAGTCTGCGTTAAAGCGGTCAGAGCCGCCGGGGAAAGCGAAGGAAGGCCGAAGCCCCCGATGACCTGCGTGTTTCACAGTGCATTCCTGAAATTGCTGCGTTGAAAGCGACTGGCCGAAACCGGACCTGTCCATTGCTCGCCACATTTTGAGAATCGCCCAGTAAAGACTGGCTGGTAATCGGCAACTCACGTCGTTCCGAAAGGGTCGACATAAGCTGTATCAAGAAGGGAGCGTAGTCTACCGGAAACGGGCTCTCATCTCAAACTGTGGTCATTCGTCGGTGGTTGCCAGTGCAATCGCCAGTCCCCACGGGGGTCAGCGTCCAGTCCGGGCAGGTTGGCCACCGCCAGCAACTGTTCACCGCGATACAACAGCGGCAATCGGCCGCGCAAAAACACCGGCACGCCTTTTTCATTGAGCAGGCGCTTGAGGTCCCGGCGTCCGCGGTCCGGTACATCCAGCACTTCACCGCCCTGTCGATAGTGCACGTGCAGCCCGCCGCGAGGGATGTCGCCCAGAATGTGCAACATTCCGTTGCCCGGCAAATGAAGCGGCTGCGAGGCCGTGGACCAGTGCTGCGAACCCGCCACGTCCTTGAGCCAGATGCCCGACAACCACCAGATTCGCCCTTCTGCGCGATGCAATTGTCCGTCGGCCAGACGCCAGATCGGACGGCCATCCGGCCCTGCATCACGCAGGGAATCCCATCCCGCCCAGTGATCACTGTCTGGAAGACGTGTCAGCGGACTCAGCCAGTAACGTAAGGCGTTTCTCTGACGTGCAGATGACAGTTCCTCAAGCGGCGCCAGCTCCAGGGACGGCACCGCCAGCCATGGCCACGGGCACGGTGTGTCGGCGAGCGCCAGATCCTGCGTCGCCAGTTCATCGAGCAAACCTTGGGCCTCGGCCAAGTGCGCGGCGCTGCGGACCATGCTCGCGGTTGCCTGGGGCCAGCGTGCGGTCAGCATCGGCAACACATGGTTGCGCAGGTAATTGCGGGAGAAACGGCTGTCTTTGTTGCTCGGGTCTTCGATCCAGCTCAGGCCCTCTTCCTGTGCATAACGCTCAAGCAATGCGCGGGGCTCGTCCAGCAGCGGCCGGAAGACCTGGCCTTTGCCAAGCACTCGATGGGAAGGCATCGCCGCCAACCCTTTCACACCCGCTCCCCGCAGCAGGCGAAACATCAGGGTTTCCGCCTGATCGTCCCGATGCTGGGCCGTGAGCAACACCTCGCCCGCCAGCAACGTCTGCTCGAACGCGGTGTATCGCGCATCGCGGGCCGCCTGTTCGAGGCTGGCGCCGGATCGCACTTGCACGTCGATGACCTGCAACGGCACGCCTAGAATCTGACACATCTGACGGCAATGTCCCGGCCACGACGCAGCCACAGCCTGCAGACCGTGATGAACGTGGATAGCGGTCAAAGGGGGGAGACGCTGATGGCGAGCAAGCTCGGCCAGGAGGTGCAGCAGGACGGTGGAATCGAGTCCACCCGAGAAGGCGATGCGCCAACCGGCTGCACCGCGCCAGGGTTCGAGGCGCGATAGCAGACGTTGGGAGAGGTCTTTTTTGAATGTGTCCGGCTTGCTCATGCTGGTGGACCCCGCGTTAGCTCACCGGACCTCAAATATGACTCCGATCAGATGCCGTAGCTCATCAGGCGGTCGTAGCGACGCGCCAACAGTTCATCCGCATTGAATTTCTTGAGCATGGCCAACTGGCTGCTCAACGCTTCGCGGATGGAAGCCGAAGCCGCCGCCGGATCACGGTGCGCGCCACCCAGTGGCTCGTTGATGACCTTGTCGACGATGCCCAGGCCTTTGAGGCGCTCAGCGGTGATGCCCATCGCTTCGGCAGCGTCTGGCGCTTTTTCTGCGGTTTTCCACAGAATCGACGCGCAGCCTTCCGGCGAAATCACCGCGTAAGTGGAGTATTGCAGCATGTTCAGTTGATCGCACACGCCAATGGCCAGTGCACCGCCCGAACCGCCCTCACCGATCACAGTCGCGATGATCGGCGTCTTCAGACGCGCCATGACACGCAGGTTCCACGCAATCGCTTCGCTCTGGTTGCGCTCTTCAGCGTCGATGCCAGGGTAAGCGCCCGGCGTGTCGATGAAGGTCAGAATCGGCATCTTGAAGCGCTCGGCCATTTCCATCAGGCGGCACGCTTTACGGTAGCCTTCAGGACGCGGCATGCCGAAGTTGCGGCGTACTTTTTCGCGCACTTCGCGGCCTTTTTGATGACCGATCACCATGACAGGCTGGTCGTCCAGACGGGCGATACCGCCCACGATGGCCGCGTCGTCGGAGAAGTGGCGGTCGCCGTGCAGCTCGTCGAACTCGGTGAAAATGTGTTCGATGTAGTCCAGGGTGTACGGACGACGCGGATGACGCGCCATGCGCGCGATCTGCCAACTGGTCAGGTTGCCGAAAATGCTTTCGGTGAGCGTGCTGCTCTTCTCTTGCAGTCGAGAGATTTCATCGCCGATGTTCAGCGAGTTGTCATTGCCTACCAGTCGCAGCTCTTCAATTTTGGCTTGCAGGTCAGCAATCGGCTGTTCGAAATCCAGAAAATTCGGGTTCATAGGCATCCGTCTTGGGTCGACGGCCAAGAGGCCGGCCGGTTGATCCGTAAACGCCATACCTTAAAGGATGTGGCGTGTAGGGGTCGAGGTTAAAAGTGTCGAGCTTAAAAATTCGGGTATCAGCGTTATCGATACTGCAGGAAGACGTTCTCTCGTCCGAACTGGTCACGCAGCGCCTGAATCAGGCTGTCTGCGGGATCGATTCGCCACGCTTCGCCAAACTGTAATAGCGCCCGGGCCTCCTGCCCGGTGTAGTCGAGCGTGATCGGGCACGCTCCCCGGTGCTTCTTGCACAGGTCGCCCAGCCAGCGTAGACGATCGCCTTTCAGCGCCTCGCTGCGCACGGTCAGGCGCAAACTCTCAGCCAGACCGGTCCGCGCTTCTTCGAGACTCATCACCCGCTTGGCTCGCAAACGCAGGCCACCGGAGAAGTCATCGGAACTGACCTCACCTTCCACCACCACCATCGCGTCTGTCTGCAACAGCGACTGAGCGGCCTGGAAAGAATCCGCGAACAACGACGCTTCGATGCGGCCAGAGCGGTCATCCAGGGTGATAAACCCCATCTTGTCGCCCTTTTTGTTTTTCATCACACGCAAGGCGATGATCAGACCGGCGACGGTCTGGGTGTCCCGGGCCGGTTTCAAGTCAACGATCCGCTGGCGGGCGAAGCGACGAATCTCACCTTCGTACTCGTCGATCGGGTGCCCCGTCAGGTACAGGCCCAGGGTTTCCTTCTCTCCGCGCAAACGCTCTTTGAGAGTGACCTCTTTGGCCCCACGATGGTTCGCATAAACATCGGCATCGGGCTCGACGAACAGCCCGCCAAACAGATCGGCATGGCCACTGTCGTGACTGCGCGCGGTCTGTTCGGCCGATTGAATC
It contains:
- the tilS gene encoding tRNA lysidine(34) synthetase TilS; amino-acid sequence: MSKPDTFKKDLSQRLLSRLEPWRGAAGWRIAFSGGLDSTVLLHLLAELARHQRLPPLTAIHVHHGLQAVAASWPGHCRQMCQILGVPLQVIDVQVRSGASLEQAARDARYTAFEQTLLAGEVLLTAQHRDDQAETLMFRLLRGAGVKGLAAMPSHRVLGKGQVFRPLLDEPRALLERYAQEEGLSWIEDPSNKDSRFSRNYLRNHVLPMLTARWPQATASMVRSAAHLAEAQGLLDELATQDLALADTPCPWPWLAVPSLELAPLEELSSARQRNALRYWLSPLTRLPDSDHWAGWDSLRDAGPDGRPIWRLADGQLHRAEGRIWWLSGIWLKDVAGSQHWSTASQPLHLPGNGMLHILGDIPRGGLHVHYRQGGEVLDVPDRGRRDLKRLLNEKGVPVFLRGRLPLLYRGEQLLAVANLPGLDADPRGDWRLHWQPPTNDHSLR
- the kdsA gene encoding 3-deoxy-8-phosphooctulonate synthase — its product is MAQKIIRVGGLNKGIDIANDKPMVLFGGMNVLESRDMAMQVCEEYVRVTQKLGIPYVFKASFDKANRSSVTSYRGPGLEAGMRIFEEIKSTFGVPVITDVHEPHQAATVAEVCDIIQLPAFLSRQTDLVVAMAKTGAVINIKKAQFLAPQEMKHILTKCEEAGNDQLILCERGSSFGYNNLVVDMLGFGIMKAFEYPVFFDVTHALQMPGGRSDSAGGRRAQVTDLAKAGISQGLAGLFLEAHPDPDNAKCDGPCALRLNKLEPFLTQLKALDDLVKAFPAIETA
- a CDS encoding CTP synthase, with protein sequence MTRYIFVTGGVVSSLGKGIASASLAAILEARGLKVTMLKLDPYINVDPGTMSPFQHGEVFVTHDGAETDLDLGHYERFIRTTMTQNNNFTTGRVYEHVLRKERRGDYLGATIQVIPHITDEIKRRIIKGAGDADVAMVEIGGTVGDIESQPFLEAIRQLRFEVGAKRAMLMHLTLVPYIATAGETKTKPTQHSVKELRSIGLQPDVLVCRSDHPIDVSSRRKIAQFTNVEERAVIALEDADTIYKIPGILHSQGLDDFVVERFGLQCNSADLSEWDKVVDAKLNPEHEVTIAMVGKYMELLDAYKSLIEAMSHAGISNRTKVNLRYIDSEDIENQGTGLLEGVDAILVPGGFGLRGVEGKITAVQFARENKVPYLGICLGMQVAVIEFARNVLGWKDANSTEFDRTSPHPVVGLITEWEDATGAVETRTESSDLGGTMRLGAQECLLEPGSLVHDCYANDTIVERHRHRYEVNNKLLPQLIEAGLKVSGRSGDGALVEVVESNDHPWFVACQFHPEFTSTPRDGHPLFSGFVKAALAQHQKNA
- a CDS encoding acetyl-CoA carboxylase carboxyltransferase subunit alpha, which produces MNPNFLDFEQPIADLQAKIEELRLVGNDNSLNIGDEISRLQEKSSTLTESIFGNLTSWQIARMARHPRRPYTLDYIEHIFTEFDELHGDRHFSDDAAIVGGIARLDDQPVMVIGHQKGREVREKVRRNFGMPRPEGYRKACRLMEMAERFKMPILTFIDTPGAYPGIDAEERNQSEAIAWNLRVMARLKTPIIATVIGEGGSGGALAIGVCDQLNMLQYSTYAVISPEGCASILWKTAEKAPDAAEAMGITAERLKGLGIVDKVINEPLGGAHRDPAAASASIREALSSQLAMLKKFNADELLARRYDRLMSYGI